Genomic window (Rossellomorea aquimaris):
ATTATAAAGCAATCCTATTCGATCTGGATGATACCTTACTTAACAGGGATCAGGCAGTAGAACAAATGTTTTCGGTTATTTTAGAAGAGTGTTATGAGGATATTCCACATCCAGCAAAAGACGAAATGTTGCATAGGTTCAAAGAATACGATAAAGGGAGCTATGGAGATAATAATAAGATAAACGTTTTGGAATCATTATTTGATGAGTTCCCACCGCAAAATAGATTACCGCGCCACGACATTCAAGATTTTTGGAATCATCATTTCCCACGATGTTTTTCTATCAATCAGCATACTCTTACTATCGTAAATACCATAAAGCAGCACGTTAAAGTTGGAATCATTACAAACGGTTCCACTCAGAGACAAAAAGCTAAAATAATGAACTCCGGGTTAACTAATTATTTCGATACAATCATTATTTCTGAAGAAGTGGGAATGACTAAACCCGACAAACGCATATTTGAATTAGCACTGCATAAGCTGAATGTGCAGCCGGAAGATGTCTTATTTGTAGGAGATGACTTAGAAAAGGATATTAGCGGCTGTCAACATGCACATATTAAGGGCATATGGTTCAATCCTCAAAGGATCAAGAATGATACCGATATCAAACCATATGCCGAAATCGATTCTTTTGATAGATTAATAAGCTATATTATTTAATGCCAACACGCCTGAGGTGAAAAAAGATGATTTTTGTATTCGATTTAGATGGGACGATTTGTTTTAAAGGAAAACCCTTAAGCCAAGAGATTTGTGATGCTTTAAACGTTTGTAAGCAACAGGGGCACGAAATTGTATTTGCTTCAGCAAGGCCGATTCGTGATTTATTACCTGTTCTGCCTGAAGAATTCCGGCAATATCGGATGGTTGGTGGGAATGGTGCCTTTACGTATGCAGATCAGGAGATTAAGACCCGTACTTTCACAATAGAAGCAGTAAATCATATAAAACAGATCATAGAAACCAACCAGCTGACTTATTTGATAGACAGTGATTGGGATTACAGCTACACAGGAGATCGTCATCATCCTATATTCCGTAATCTTGATCCTGAAAAGCGTGCTGTAAATCAGCCATTGGCTCAATTATCAAAGATCACGAAAATCGTATTGTTTACAAGAGATCAAGCCGTAAAACAACAACTGGAGAAGCTATCTGTACAAGTATACGAACACGGGAATGAAGAGTTAATGGATATAAGCCCGTCAGGAATACATAAGGTGGAGGGCCTGAGACAATTAGGCATACTTCCAGGTGAGTTTATTGCATTCGGAAATGACCAAAATGACTTAGAACTCTTTCAAAACGCAAAGTACAGTGTTTGTGTGGGAGAGCATCCAATAAAAGAATTTGCGTCGACTTTCATAGGGATTGAGGATGTTCCATTCAAAATAAAAGAAATCAGTGAATTATATCATCAAAGAGGACTACTGCTGGAAGCTGATATATATTCTGCTAGAGCATCGTACCATGGGCTTATCCAAACAAGGATGGGCTTCTTTTTTTGAAAAAATCTCTTGAGTAAGGTGCATTGTTTTGAAATAATTGGAAGTAGGTTTGGTTTCCATGGGGTTTATGGAACCATTTCATAGAGTTATACGTTTAAAAAGCAATAACAGAAAAGAGGATTAAATTTGTTTAGTTTACTTAATCTTGGAAGCCTCTTGCTTGGGCTCATTGCTTGGATACTCCCGGTTCTTAATCTAACCCGGGATAAAAAACAGAATAAAAATTGGGTTGTTCTTTCTATGATCAGTATCTATGCTTGTGGTATTTCACTATGCTTCCAGATTTTTTATACTTACCACAAAGTAACGGTGGAGGATTGGGCTGCTCTAATGGACACCATGTATGCCGTTGCTTATGTCTCGGCGATTCTTCTCACCGTTACGATCATACTAAATGTCATCACTTTGAAAGTTTATCGTGGCAGAACTGTAGAGTAGGATAAGTTAATTCTTATTATTGCCTGACCCCAAGCACGTTGAAGCTTTAACCTGCCGGGGTCCAGGTCATATTGGACAATGTTAAAAATCGAACCTTAGTGGAGGCAAATACATGATGAGCACGTTTGTCTATATGGTGAGACACGGTGAGTCACCAAAAGAAGGAAATGAAAGAACAAGAGGGTTTACTCCAAAAGGTCATTTGGATGCTAAGCGGGTAACTGACATATTGAAAGATGAGAAGATTGACGCAGTTGTTTCAAGCCCCTATATACGTTCAATCTTAACTGTCGAAAAGTTAGCTGAACAAATAGGGCAAGAAGTTATAGTATTTGAAGATTTAAAAGAGAGGATCTTTTCTTCTGATGATAATCGAGTTTCTGATAAGGAATTGGTTCCACTGTTGGAGAAGTCGTTCAAGGAATCAAAGTTCGCTCTAGAGGGAGGAGAATCAAATTCTGATTGCCAAAAAAGGGCAATTAACATTTTTAAAGAACTATTAGAAACATATAGAGATAAACATATCGTAATAGGATCACACGGGGGTGTAATGACCTTGATGATGGGATATTTCGATAGTAAGTATGACTTGAATTTTTTACATAGCACATCGAAACCTGATATTTATAGGTTGGAATTTAAAGATAAGGAATTGGTGGATGTTCGAAGGTTGTGGGGGGGAATTGAACCGAAATAAGCCATTTAATATAGGGAGTAGATGGGAATAGGTGTCTTAGGGAGAGAGGTATGACCATGAAAAAAGATAGATATTTTTTAGAGTTGGCTCTTGAAGAAGCAGAAAAAGCATTGGGTGAGAATACATATCCAGTTGGGGCTGTCATCGTGGATGAAAATCAGAACATCATTTCAAGAGGGCGTAATAGGGTACACCCGCAACAAGATGCGACTGCCCACGCTGAAATTGACGCTATCCGTAATGCTGGCAAATCAATATTTAAAGCGAAAGTCAACCGTGAGAAGTTTACAATATACACTTCATTGGAACCTTGTCCAATGTGCACGGGCGGGATACTGTTTGCCAATATTAAAAAAGTAGTTTGGTTACTAAACGATGATTTAGGTTTTGGCGGTTATAAAAAAATCAACGATACGAAAATATTTGAAAAGAAATTTCATGAAATTGAAGCTATTGAAGAACCTTACGGCGACTTGAAACAGAAACAAATGGAACTAATGAGTAAATGGATAACAAATCCTAATAATGTTACTAACTTACGAAAAGCTATTATTCCAGAATAGGGGGCTTATCCGCATTAAGGTAAGCTTCTTTTTTATAGAAAATAGTTATTGAGTTTGGATCATTCATTTGAAATAATTGGAATTAAGTAATAGCGTCGACAACCATTATAGTTCCTGAGGGTGAGAACAGTGAAAGAGAAAATAAAAGACACTGATTATTTTAGTTTATATGCCTTATTTGACGGAGTCTATGCAGCTATCGCAAAGCCGGACCAAGGTGCATGGAGTAATGCCGGTATCGTTGACTTGGGTGAGGAATTGCTGATTTTCGATTCATTTGCCACTCCTTCCGCTGCTTATGAGTTGAGGAAGCAGGCAGAAGAGATGACTGGGAAAAAAGTGAAGTACCTGATCAACAGTCATTATCACGGTGATCATGTATTTGGAAATCAAGCATTTTCAGATACAACGATTATTTCCACTTCTCTAACAAGGAAATGGTTTGAAGAGAAAAATAAAATAGTAGATTTGCAGACTGAAATAATAGAAACGGAAGACTATTTGAATAAGCTAAAAGGTCAGATCGTGATAACTACAGATAGAGTCTTGAAAGCCAGTCTCACTAATCAATATAAGGAAATGGCAGCCATTCTAAAAGACTTACCTACTATTAAGCTCGTGCTCCCAACCGTTCTTTTGGAAGAAAAGATGGTGATTGAAGGCTCAAAAAGAAAGGTTGAACTGCACTGTTTTGGAGGAGGCCATACCCCCAGTGACACATTTCTGTACTTACCCCAAGAGAAGATTGGGTTTATGGGTGATCTGGTCACGGTTGATTTACATTTACCCATTTATGATCCTGAAGAATTTAGTGCCATTCTAGAAAAGGTGAAGCTACTGGATATTGAGACTGTCGTACCTGGTCACGGATCTCCAGGGGGGAATGAATTGGTGTGTACTCTGGAAAAGTATATAGCCTTCTTGATTGAAAATGCGAGAGAAGCAGTGAAAAATGAAGTGCCATTAGAAGTCTTTGTTTCTAACTTAGAAATACCTGACGAATATGCCGAATGGAAAGGAGTTAATGGGATTAGAGGAAACCTAACTAAAGTGTACGCATTTTATGCCGGGTAAAATGATGAAATAAAATTATCCTGGTTTTCCTGAAGTGATCATTATATTTGTATGTTTAAAGTTGTTATATCAGATAAGATCGGCACCGGATTGGTTTGTATGACCATTAACTGAAGTACTTCCAATGTGATCAGTATCAATAATCAATTCACTTAATGATTTACTCCAGGATATCCAACCGTTTGGGAATGGACGGATCCCATGCTACCTTTTCATTATCTTGGAAGCTTCGGACCCGTCACTGGACATCCAGTAAATAGAAAGGAAGTTTTTAAATGAGTGACATTAAACTGCTTATTACTTTCAAAGGTGACCTTTACAATTATTCAATAGAACAGCTGAGGTATATTTCGGAAGAAGGGGTGTGGTCGATTGGACAGATGTATGACCATTTAATTGTTGTTGCCCATGAGTATCTTGATAGTATGGAAGAATGTGCTGCATTGAATGAGGAACAACCCTTTGGGAAAACCCAGTTTGGTGAGCAATTATTTGAGAACGGAGGGTTTCCACCTATTAAAATAAGGTTACCAGATGAACTAAATTCTCCACCAAATAATTCAGACAGCAAGGAAGAACTCATTAGCAGGATGGAACAATTAATCCAACGATTGACTCATTGGGAAACGAAAGTGGATTATATTCACCCGACCAATAAAGTTGAACATGGAGGATTCGGCTGGCTGAATGCAAAGGAATGGTATGATTTGGTCGGAATGCATTTTCGTCATCATTTACGTCAAAAAGATGAGTTGGAAAGGTACTTAGTATAGGTGGGAATTACATAGCGCTGCTGAAGATCGGACAGCTGATTTATCTTTTTGTTATTCTACAAACGGGGCAGGTTAGAGGTAGAAGGTTAGAAGGAATACCCTTTGAATTTATAAAATATTTAAAAGGGTAGATCTTAAAGATTCCGGTTCGTTCTATTAATAATTAGTCGCCTCTATAAAAGAAGGAGGAAATATTCATGCTGTTTATGATGATTGTCAAAGCCTCGAAGAATTCGGAAGCTGGAAATCTACCGAGCCCTGAGCTCATGGAAGCCATGACAAAGTACAATGAGCAATTAGTGAAGGCAGGCGTGCGGGTTATGGCTAAAGGACTTCATCCAAGTTCAAATGGGATTCGCCTTTCGTATCCGGAAGTTGAGGGAAAGCCGGTTGTTACGGAAGGACCATTTACGGATTCGAACGATTTAGTTGCCGGGTTCTTTCTGATTAATGTGAAGTCGAGGGAAGAAGCCATCGAGTGGGCCATGCGGATGCCGGACCCACAAGGACAAGGCGAAGGTCAGATTGAATTGCGTCAAGTATTTGAGGCGTAGGAGCAAACGAACAAAAAGTAAAGAATGTATTTTAATCAAATGAGCAATGTCATTTTTTTAACTAACAGAGGCTTATCCGCAATAAGGTAAGCTTCTTTTTTATGGAAATTAGCTATTGAGTTTTGATCATTGATTTGAAATAATTGGAATTAAGTGTTCGGACTGGTTAATTCAATAATCGGAAGGAAAAAGGTAGATAGAAAAGAAACTATTTGATCTACCCAATGGAATAAAGGAGAGAAGAGTATGAGTAAATCATTTATTGAACAAGTACATTATATTAGAATTCCAGTAAAAGATTTAGATCTGTCTGCCCAATGGTATAGAGATGTATTAGGGCTCCAGTTATTAAATATTACTGAGGAACTTGCGATTATAAAAGTAAATGAAGGACCTTTCTTACTTATCTTAGTTCCTACTGAAGATGAAACATTTGCACATTTTACAATTGATAATGAACCAGAATTTAGCATTGGCTTTACAAGTCCGGAATTATCTAAATTTCATCAACACTTAATGGATAATCAGGTTAAGGTCGAGGATATAAAAGAAGATAATGGTCATGCCTTTTTCCACTTTTATGACCCAAATGGTAATAAACTTCAAGTACACTGGTGAAGATTATACCTGCTTCATGAATTGGGACGATTGTGGAGAATACTCATGAGTAACAATTATAAGGGTAATTCAAGAGGAACAGGTTAGTGATATCGTTTGGTGTGGATGTGCCCGTCATAAGAAGAACTGCCGCTATTTTGGGGGGGAGATAACATGTTTGTTCTCATTTTTATCGGGGCATTTTGGGGTATTCTGTTATTTGTATTTACTTATACAGTTTCAAAGAAATTTAGCGCTTATTATATACCGTCACTTATCACTTTTCTTGCAGCCATTCTCATTACGGTTTATGGTTTTGTTTTCTTTCATGGATTTGAAGGAATGGTCTATGGATTCTTTGGAATAGGTTTCTTGATCACAGCGATATCCGGAACGTTCATTTTGAGATTCCTGGCGTCTGACGGTGTGAAAAAACTTTTTGTGAAGAGGGATAAGCTTATTCTCATTACAACGCCTTTTATCTTCATATCCTCTTTAATGATCCTTATATATAGTGGTGATAATTATTGGATCATTGATGAAGGAAGCACGAAGTTTGTTCATGGAGAGGACCGTGAATATGAAAATTACTATCGGGTCACCACAATCTCTGAAGGAAGAAAACAAGTAACATTGACTCTTGGTGAAGATTATTTGGGAAAGGACATTGACGTGGAAAAGGTAAGGCAGAAGGGTGGCACTGAGATCCTTGTCAATATAGGGGAAGGTGAACAACCAGATCAAACACCTTACATTATGATTGGAATCGATGAAATCAAGGAACCGGTTAGTGTGAAAACCACAGAGGGAGTAACGTTTGAATCAATTGATAAAAAAGTAATGGGAGAATAATAGTATTGAATCACAAGAGTCTACCAGTCCCTTTTATCATCTCTGTGGGTAATAGAGTCCTGCATAGTCAACAAGATACAATATGTGAAGGGGACCCTATTTTCGGAAGCAGATTATGGGCAAAAGGAGGCGAGAGACACATCCATTTCCTTTTTTAAAAAGTAAAAGGAGTGAAAAACAATGAATTTAGGAACTCCTATTGCCATTGGAAATACAGCAAAAGTATATCTTTATCAAAACAAGATTTTCAAAGTTTTTAATGATTCATTACCTGATAAAGAATCCACTAATGAAGCTCATAAGCAAAAGTATGCTTATTCGTGTGGACTCTCTGTGCCGAAAATAATTGATGTAACCAAAATAGATGGTAAACAGGTAATCATAATGGAGCACATAAAAGGGAGAACTATAGGGGATTTTCTAACAGATAACATGGAAGAAGCGGAATATTATATGAACATTTCTGTTGATATACAAATGAAAATACATAAAATCAAAGCAGATTCTATTGAACCGATGTCTGAAAAATTAAGTAGACAAATAGAATATGCACCAGGGTTGGATATTAAACTTAAATCTACCTTAATTAAAAAACTAGATTCAATGACCTTCGACGAAAAACTCTGTCATGGGGATTTTCATTTATTCAACTTAATTATGTCAGATCATAACGTCACCATTATCGACTGGGTTGATTCCAGTGCAGGGGATATACGTGCTGACGTATATCGAACGTATCTTTTGTATTCCCAGTTTTCGGAGGGATTGGCTGAAATGTATATGCGTCTTTATTGTGAGAAAAGCGGTCTGTCTAAAGATGAAATTTTTCAATGGGCGCCCATTATCGCTGCGGCAAGGTTGTCAGAGTGTGTTTCATCAGAAAAGCCAGAGCGTCTTTTGGAGATTGTTCATCAGTATTGTTCTATTTGACATAGACAGGATTACTTTTATAGGGGGATTGTTTTATGTTTGTTGTGAATGTAGAAGGTGCTATTCATCGCGATGGTAAGTGGCTTCTAATCCTGAGAAGCGAGAAAGAGGAACATGCAGGAGGCTGTCTTTCACTCGTCGGCGGCAAGTGTGAAATTGAAGGAGTTTCATCCGATATATTAGAAAGGACGTTACAAAGAGAAATATTTGAAGAGGTGGGAAGCGATGTCGCAGGTATTGAATATGTAAACAGCTCTTCCTTTGTTACTGATTCGGGCATCAATGTAATTGATATCGTTTTTCTGTGTCATCATAAATTGGGTGAACCTTTCGCAAAAAGCACTGAAGAAGTTGATGATGTATTTTGGATGACTACTTCAGAGATTCTTGCCCATCCGGAACTACCTGATTATTTAAAGAAAAACATAAAATTGGCAGAGGAAAAGATATAAGATAGTTATGCATATTCTTCAGAAGTAAGAAACCCACGACGAATCGCGTGCTTCTTTTTCGTTACAGAACCGTACAGACGTTTCTGAAAAAATAGATACATAAGGATTGAATACTATGATTCAACAATCACTAATTTTATCTGGAAAGCAAAAATTAGAGTGGAGACGAAATGAAATAAGGGAATTGGAATCCGATGAAATATTAATTCGGACCATTGCTGGAGCAATCAGTATCGGGGCTGAATTGCCACAATATAACGAATCAGATGTTACTAATCCCCATCCTCAATACCCAAGAGAAACTGGCTATGAAAGCTATGGGCAAGTTATAAAAGCAGGGGATGATGTTACGAATGTTAAAATAGGAGATCATGTACTCGCATTCTATGGTCATAAGGATGTAGGCATAGTAAAAGCAAATAAAGTAGTCAAGGTACCGGATTCTGTTGAATATAGGTATGCTCTGCTTAATACGTTATCTTGTGATGCCGGAAAAGGAGTATTGAAGCTCAAACCTGAATTGAAAGATAAGGTTCTTATCACGGGTGCAGGAACAATGGGGCTATTGACCATTCACTTCTTGAAAAACTATATGAAAATAAACCATATTGATGTGTTAGAACCAGATGAATCGAGAAGAGAACTTGCACATACTTTGGGTGCATCTAATACCTATTCTTCTAAAGAACAAGTTCCTTCAGTCTTTTATGATTTTGGACTGGAATGTTCTGCGAGTATAAGTGCGTTTCACACCCAGTTGAAATCATTGAAGCACCAGAAAGAACTTTGTATATTATCAGATGGTAATAAAGATCTATTTTACCTAAATGAAGACTTTTACGAAAAAGAATTGAAAATTGTTGGTTCAAGTGATGGATGGGATTATCAGCAACACTCGATTTGGTTCTTTAATGAGAGTGTAAAAACCCCGCATTTATCTAAGATATTTAACTATGAGATTCATTCAGACCAGTTGATAGATTGTTTTGAGGAGCTCAGTAACCAAAAGAAAAGACCAATAAAGGTATTAGTGAAATATCTTTAAGCACGAAGCAATTAGCTTTAACATTATCGGACGGGATAGTGGGTAAAAGGGGTGTAAGTTACCTTATAATAACAAAGGAGTAATAAATTGAAATACAGGGTGAATGATTCATTACAATAAGTTTAATAGTACTATCTTTACTCTTACTCTTTTTTAAAAAGCCGACTAACACTGCTTTTGATGGATGGTTGGCCAGCGAATTCGATATTGAATGTAAAGTTCAAACGTGTGTACTGAACTCTCAAGAGTTTACGATAGTGAACAGGGAACATACAGACTACATATTTTTCAATCAGAAAAGCATTCAATTAGAAAGAAATGACGGTACATTTATGTTTGTTGAAAGTGTGGGTATATTAGATAATTTTATTCTCCATACATTTAAACCTCTTTATTAAGTTCATGGGGCTTATCCGCAATAAGATAAGCTTCTTTTTTATGGAATATAGTTATTGTGTTTATATCACCTATTTGAAATAATTGGTATAAAGGTAAATGCAGGGATTGTAATTAAGTATGTTTTTACAAGGAGAAGGGTCATGAAACATAAACCATTAAATGGATTATTCAGAATCGATTGCTCAGATATCTATCTACAAGAGTTCTCCATAGAAAATGCAGAAGATATATACAGAATATCAAATCAGCCAGAAATAGCTCAATATCTGCCAGACTGGAAATCTACAAAACAACAAAGGATGGACTGGGATACCCATCATGAAATACCAGCAAATAAAGCATTCCTAGAGGCCGCTGCCAAAACAACCAACATTGAAGGTCATACGTTAAAACTAGGGGTATTTAGTAAAGAGATGGATGAATTTATTGGTTGGTGCTGTACGGGTATTAAGAATGAGCTTCCTGCACCGAATAGAGAGATTATGTATGCCATTTCAAGTGAATATCAAGGGAAGGGTTACGCGACTTTAGCATCTATAGGGTTGATTAACTACTTATTTACGAATACCAATGTAGAAATCTTGAACGCAGTCGCTTTGATTGACAACGTTCCATCCAATAAAGTGATTGAGAAGTGTGGTTTAACCTACCAGGGACAACAGAGAATTGGAAATGAACTTTATCATCATTATAGATTGAGTAAGTCAGAGTGGAAGAGAAACATGAAGTAAAGTGCGACGATTGTCCGTCAACGTACATATGTGTATGAAAGTTTAAGGTGGTGCAAGTAAGATGAGTGATAAATGGTTAGAATGGGCAAAAAGGATCCAGGCATTATCTCAATCAGGGCTGTCCTTTTCAAAGGATGTTTACGATATTGAGAGATATGAAGAATTACGAACGATCAGTGCGGAGATCATGCAGGAATATACGGACTTAGACATGAGAAAAGTAAGGGACCTATTTACGAATGAATCAGGTTATCAGACACCGAAAGTAGATGTGCGCGGTGCCGTATTTGAGGATAACAAAATTTTAATGGTAAGAGAGAAAGTTGATGATAAATGGTCTCTCCCAGGTGGGTTTTGTGATGTGGGTCTGTCTCCAAGTGAAAACATCGTCAAAGAAATAAGAGAAGAATCTGGATATGATGTAACCCCTGTAAAATTACTCGCACTGCTCGATATGAACAAACATCCCCATCCCTCGCAACCGTACCATTACTATAAAATTTTCATTCAATGTGAGTTGACGGGTGGAGAGGCAAGAAGCGGAATCGAAACAAAAGGAATCAATTTTTTTGGTGAAGAGAATTTGCCGGAGCTATCAATCGGGAGAAATACAGAAACTCAGATCAACCTGCTGTTTGAATTCTTGAGAGATCCTAGTAAAGAAACAGTATATGATTAATGGTTATGAAGATAAAGGAATAATCTTTATATAGTAACTGGATGGATTAATTAATTGAGTAAGGGGAGACGAAAGGTGAGTATGACCCTTTTTGCTATCCTTCATATAATTGTTGGACTAGCATCAATATACTTTTACAAAAGCTTACCAAAAATTTTAACCACGTTTGTAATTGTATTTTTCACAATGAGCCTTTTGTATTGGGGAAAGGTAATTTTAGATTCTTTTTATTAAAGAGGGCAATGGTTTAAGATTCGCTGGAAGCATATAGAGATCGATGGGAGGGTCACAAACTTGAACAAGTACGGGCAAGACCTATTTAAAGGCACTGCAGGTTATTACTCGAAATACAGACCGATGTATCCTTCTTCTTTGATACGATTCCTGGTTGAAACGTTCTCTTTAAATGGGGAGCAGAACCTCCTTGATTTAGGCTGCGGCACAGGACAGCTTACCATAAGGTTTTCTGATTGGTGTCATAAAATAGTAGGTATAGATGTTGAACCGGAAATGATTGAAGAAGCTACGCGTATCGATCAGGAAGTAAGGATGGGGCAGATTCAGTGGTTCAATGGAACCTTGGAACAGTACACCCTTGAGAATCATGAGCATTTTTCTCTCGTGACGATAGCCAAGGCTTTTCATTGGATGGACAGACCCAAGGTACTAGAGGAATTATTTGATATGATTTCTCCTGGTGGCGGGGTAGCGATCATTGATAATTATGATCCCGATCAAACGTTGAAACCTTGGCAAGTAAGGTTTAATGAAGTGATTGAAGAATGGTATGGAAAAGATCGAAAGGCTGGAAATTCAACCTATACTCATCCCGTTACCAGTCATGAAGAAGTCATATCCCATTCTCAATTTGACCTTGAAGTTCATACCTTACCAACATACGAAATCACTTGGACCATTGAGTCGATACTTGGGAATCTGTATTCTACATCCTATGGATCCAAGCGTTTTCTTGGAAGTGACATCTCGCTATTTGAACGTGATGTGAGGGAGGCCATGCTCGATATTTGTGAATCTGGAGAATATAAAGAAGAATCAACGCTATCAGTGAAGATTGGGAGAAAACGGTTATGAAGAATACGGGAATTTCAGCAGGGTAAACGCATATGAAAAGAGAATGTTTACTATATCTGATTGTGGGAGGGAATTATAAATGAGCCAAAAATTATTAAGGGTTGGCACAACCTATATTCCAGTAACGAATGTGGATCTTTCATCTGAATGGTACATACATAAATTAGATGCAGAATTAAGCTATAAAGATGAAGATAAAGCCATCTTGAATCTTGCAAACCAAAGTATTTTTCTTGTTAAATCAAAAGAAAATCAAAGTGCTAATTTCATAGATATTTATGGTGAAGAACGATTTTCATTAACTTTTGAAGTGAATGGTTTAGAAGCGTTGGAAACACTGCATAAGGATTTTATAGACAATGGGATTCGGGTTGGCACTATTGAAAACAGAGGACACTCTGGAAGGAATTTTGTTTTTTATGATTTAGATGGAAATAAGTTTGATGTGTGGAGTGAGCTTAGTCCGATTTTCCGGGAGAAATATTTCATTTCACAGTGAACATGTAAAAACACGATGCGAATAATTATTAATGCGCAAAAAGGAGCTTAGGCAGCCCCCAGGTAAATTAAATAATCAAGTGTAAAACATGCTGAGGTCCTTTAGGTCCCTCATATATTTGTTTTTCATCTACGAATCCACATTTCAGGTAGAGGTTTATGGCTGCCGTGTTCCTTTTGTTAAC
Coding sequences:
- a CDS encoding HAD family hydrolase, producing the protein MLFDLDDTLLNRDQAVEQMFSVILEECYEDIPHPAKDEMLHRFKEYDKGSYGDNNKINVLESLFDEFPPQNRLPRHDIQDFWNHHFPRCFSINQHTLTIVNTIKQHVKVGIITNGSTQRQKAKIMNSGLTNYFDTIIISEEVGMTKPDKRIFELALHKLNVQPEDVLFVGDDLEKDISGCQHAHIKGIWFNPQRIKNDTDIKPYAEIDSFDRLISYII
- a CDS encoding HAD-IIB family hydrolase, which translates into the protein MIFVFDLDGTICFKGKPLSQEICDALNVCKQQGHEIVFASARPIRDLLPVLPEEFRQYRMVGGNGAFTYADQEIKTRTFTIEAVNHIKQIIETNQLTYLIDSDWDYSYTGDRHHPIFRNLDPEKRAVNQPLAQLSKITKIVLFTRDQAVKQQLEKLSVQVYEHGNEELMDISPSGIHKVEGLRQLGILPGEFIAFGNDQNDLELFQNAKYSVCVGEHPIKEFASTFIGIEDVPFKIKEISELYHQRGLLLEADIYSARASYHGLIQTRMGFFF
- a CDS encoding histidine phosphatase family protein; this translates as MSTFVYMVRHGESPKEGNERTRGFTPKGHLDAKRVTDILKDEKIDAVVSSPYIRSILTVEKLAEQIGQEVIVFEDLKERIFSSDDNRVSDKELVPLLEKSFKESKFALEGGESNSDCQKRAINIFKELLETYRDKHIVIGSHGGVMTLMMGYFDSKYDLNFLHSTSKPDIYRLEFKDKELVDVRRLWGGIEPK
- a CDS encoding MBL fold metallo-hydrolase; this translates as MKEKIKDTDYFSLYALFDGVYAAIAKPDQGAWSNAGIVDLGEELLIFDSFATPSAAYELRKQAEEMTGKKVKYLINSHYHGDHVFGNQAFSDTTIISTSLTRKWFEEKNKIVDLQTEIIETEDYLNKLKGQIVITTDRVLKASLTNQYKEMAAILKDLPTIKLVLPTVLLEEKMVIEGSKRKVELHCFGGGHTPSDTFLYLPQEKIGFMGDLVTVDLHLPIYDPEEFSAILEKVKLLDIETVVPGHGSPGGNELVCTLEKYIAFLIENAREAVKNEVPLEVFVSNLEIPDEYAEWKGVNGIRGNLTKVYAFYAG
- a CDS encoding VOC family protein is translated as MSKSFIEQVHYIRIPVKDLDLSAQWYRDVLGLQLLNITEELAIIKVNEGPFLLILVPTEDETFAHFTIDNEPEFSIGFTSPELSKFHQHLMDNQVKVEDIKEDNGHAFFHFYDPNGNKLQVHW
- a CDS encoding NUDIX domain-containing protein — encoded protein: MFVVNVEGAIHRDGKWLLILRSEKEEHAGGCLSLVGGKCEIEGVSSDILERTLQREIFEEVGSDVAGIEYVNSSSFVTDSGINVIDIVFLCHHKLGEPFAKSTEEVDDVFWMTTSEILAHPELPDYLKKNIKLAEEKI
- a CDS encoding YciI family protein gives rise to the protein MLFMMIVKASKNSEAGNLPSPELMEAMTKYNEQLVKAGVRVMAKGLHPSSNGIRLSYPEVEGKPVVTEGPFTDSNDLVAGFFLINVKSREEAIEWAMRMPDPQGQGEGQIELRQVFEA
- a CDS encoding nucleoside deaminase; the protein is MTMKKDRYFLELALEEAEKALGENTYPVGAVIVDENQNIISRGRNRVHPQQDATAHAEIDAIRNAGKSIFKAKVNREKFTIYTSLEPCPMCTGGILFANIKKVVWLLNDDLGFGGYKKINDTKIFEKKFHEIEAIEEPYGDLKQKQMELMSKWITNPNNVTNLRKAIIPE
- a CDS encoding DinB family protein, translating into MSDIKLLITFKGDLYNYSIEQLRYISEEGVWSIGQMYDHLIVVAHEYLDSMEECAALNEEQPFGKTQFGEQLFENGGFPPIKIRLPDELNSPPNNSDSKEELISRMEQLIQRLTHWETKVDYIHPTNKVEHGGFGWLNAKEWYDLVGMHFRHHLRQKDELERYLV
- a CDS encoding alcohol dehydrogenase catalytic domain-containing protein; its protein translation is MIQQSLILSGKQKLEWRRNEIRELESDEILIRTIAGAISIGAELPQYNESDVTNPHPQYPRETGYESYGQVIKAGDDVTNVKIGDHVLAFYGHKDVGIVKANKVVKVPDSVEYRYALLNTLSCDAGKGVLKLKPELKDKVLITGAGTMGLLTIHFLKNYMKINHIDVLEPDESRRELAHTLGASNTYSSKEQVPSVFYDFGLECSASISAFHTQLKSLKHQKELCILSDGNKDLFYLNEDFYEKELKIVGSSDGWDYQQHSIWFFNESVKTPHLSKIFNYEIHSDQLIDCFEELSNQKKRPIKVLVKYL
- a CDS encoding aminoglycoside phosphotransferase family protein, translated to MNLGTPIAIGNTAKVYLYQNKIFKVFNDSLPDKESTNEAHKQKYAYSCGLSVPKIIDVTKIDGKQVIIMEHIKGRTIGDFLTDNMEEAEYYMNISVDIQMKIHKIKADSIEPMSEKLSRQIEYAPGLDIKLKSTLIKKLDSMTFDEKLCHGDFHLFNLIMSDHNVTIIDWVDSSAGDIRADVYRTYLLYSQFSEGLAEMYMRLYCEKSGLSKDEIFQWAPIIAAARLSECVSSEKPERLLEIVHQYCSI